Within the Desulfuromonadales bacterium genome, the region CTCGCCAGGGCGGCGAGGTTCCCCCACATCCCGGTCGCGGAGAGGTCCTCCAGGAAGAAGAGGACCATTCCGCCCAAAACCAGCAGCAGGGTGAGCCAGTCGAGCCGGCGCGGCTTTTCCCCCAGGAACCAGGCGCCGAACAGGGCGACATGGACCGGCGCGGTGTACTGCAGCAGGATGGCATTGGCGGCGGTGGTCGCCTTGTTGGCGACGACGAACAGGGTGACGGTGGCGGCATAGGCGACGGCGGCGCCGAGCTGGAGCCACGACCAGGTGAACCGGCGCGGCCGGAAAACGGCGAACAGGACGGCGGCACCGATGGCGCTGCGCATGCCGGAGATCGCCAGGGGATGCCAGTCGACCCACTTGATCAGGAAGCCGCCGGTGCTCCAGAACAGGGCGGCCCCCACCAGCATCAGGACGGCGGTCTGTCGCTGCATATCCCTCCGGGGGTGAAATCGACGTTGATGTGGCGCTGGCCGTCGCGGCAGCCGGAAGTAGGTGGAGAGCAGGGGCGGCGAGGCCCTTCAGGCGACGTGCCCCCCCAGGTAGGCATTCTGGACCCGGGGGTCGGCGAGGAGCTCCGCGGCCGGCCCCGCCAGGGCGATCCGGCCGACCTCCAGGACATAGCCGCGGTGGGCGAGCTTGAGGGCTGCCCGGGCGTTCTGCTCGACCAGGACGATCGTCATTCCCGCCTGGTTGATCTCCCTGAGCGTCTGGAAGATGGCCTTGACCAGAATCGGCGCCAGCCCGAGACTCGGCTCGTCGAGCAGCAGGATCTGCGGGTCGGCCATCAGGGCGCGGCCGATGGCGAGCATCTGCTGCTCGCCGCCGCTCAGGGTCCCGGCGAGTTGCGTCCGCCGCTCGGCGAGGACCGGAAAAAGCTGGTAGATCCACTCCTCGGTTTGCCGGCTCCGGCTCGGATTGCGGCTGCAGAAGGCGCCGAGGGAGAGGTTCTCGTGTACGGTGAGAGTCCCGAAGACCCGGCGCCCCTCGGGGGCCTGGGCCACCCCCTGGCGAACGATGCGGTGGGCGGGGAGCTTGTGCAGCTGGGTGTCGCCGAGGCGGATCGCGCCGCGCCAGGGACGCACCAGGCCGCTGATTGCCAGCAGGGTGGTCGACTTGCCGGCGCCGTTGGCGCCGAGGA harbors:
- a CDS encoding DMT family transporter translates to MQRQTAVLMLVGAALFWSTGGFLIKWVDWHPLAISGMRSAIGAAVLFAVFRPRRFTWSWLQLGAAVAYAATVTLFVVANKATTAANAILLQYTAPVHVALFGAWFLGEKPRRLDWLTLLLVLGGMVLFFLEDLSATGMWGNLAALASGLSFAWLALFLRRQKEGSPVESILLGNLLAALIGLPFMLQSSPTEAGWLGLTLLGVFQVGLPYALFARAIREVTALEAMLIPAIEPVLNPLWVLLLLGEAPGGLALVGGAVILSAVTGRGLLPLLERRHRPWAAG
- a CDS encoding ABC transporter ATP-binding protein, which gives rise to MLEISDLHVRYGHIEALHGIDLHVERGEIVTILGANGAGKSTTLLAISGLVRPWRGAIRLGDTQLHKLPAHRIVRQGVAQAPEGRRVFGTLTVHENLSLGAFCSRNPSRSRQTEEWIYQLFPVLAERRTQLAGTLSGGEQQMLAIGRALMADPQILLLDEPSLGLAPILVKAIFQTLREINQAGMTIVLVEQNARAALKLAHRGYVLEVGRIALAGPAAELLADPRVQNAYLGGHVA